The window AGGATCAACATGGCACTCATACTCAATTCCTTTTTCCTTGACTGAAAGCATGAACAGGTCGTTGACAATTGAAGTCAACTCTTTGGGGCAGAAATGTTTACTTCTGATGGCCATTTTACCGGATTCAATGGTGGATAGATCTAGAATATCTGAAAATAGACTGGCCAGTCTTTTGGCAGAAATGTTTCCAAGATCAATCATTTCCTTCTGATCGGGATTCATTTCCCAGGTGGACATTATTTCCATGATTCCGGTTATGCCGTTGAGGGGAGTTCTGATCTCATGGCTCATATTATTAAGAAATTGTGACTTGGCCAGACTGGCAGCTTCTGCCTTTTGTTTGGCCTTGAGCATTTCCAGCTCAGCTTTTTTCTGAGCAGTTATGTCTCGGCTTATGGCCAGTACAGACTGAATTTCACCTCTGGCATTCTTTTCAGGGAAAAGTCTCAGATCATGAAAAACAGGTTTGCTTTCAGAACCGAGAAGCATCTCTCTTTCCACGCGTTCACCTGTTGCAAAAACCCTGGATATAACTCCTTCCCAGAACATGCACATTGCTTCAGAAAACCCCAGTTCTCTATGCGTTTTGCCAATGTACTGTGCAGCATCAAGGTCGCTGATCTCTGAAATTCCGGAGGAAACAAACTGATGCCGTGCGTTGCTGTCAAAACGCATGACCACATCGGGAAGCTCTTCAATGAGCACTCTGTTGCATTCCTGACTCTGATGCAGCAATCTGCTCAGCCTGAGGTGAGTCTCCACCCTGGCATCCACTTCTTCAGGCTGAATTGGTTTGGAAACATAATCAGCACCTCCCACAGCAAAGGCACGAACCTTGTCTTGAGGTTCACTCAGGGCACTGATGAAAAGCACAGGAATATCCTTGAGTTTGTCATTACTTTTGAGCTGTCTGCAAACCTCATATCCATCCATTTTGGGCATGACAATGTCTAAGAGGATCAGATCAGGAGGATTGTCTTCTGCTGCTGCCAGGGCATCAGGTCCATTTAAAAAGGCTAAGACTTTGTAACCTCTGTCCCGCAGCAGGTCCATCAGTAGTTTAAGATTTCCAGGTGTATCATCCACCAGCATGATGTTACCGGTTCTTGGCATGCACTTCATTTATCATTCCTTCCTTGGTTGAGTGCCTGCTTATCCACAAGCACTGGATCATGTTCCTTTTTCATTTCACTCACCCTGCTTAAGCAACTGCCTTATCCCGGCATAGTCAAAATTTTCAGCTTTGGAACGTAATAATTGGGCACCTGCTTCATCTTCTAAGGCAGCATCATCTATCAGTTCCAGAAGACGGAATATATCACCCTGAGAAAGCACCTCAATAATGGATTTGCGCATTGTTTCTGAAAATTGAGGAGTAAAAGCAGATGGCCTGTCCGGACAGGGGATTGAGTCATGAGTCAGGGTATGCTTGTCCGGCAAAAGATATTCCAGATTCCATGCAGGGCGGACTGGTACTTTTATAGTGAACCGACTGCCCTGACCAGGAGTGCTTTCTACATGAATATTGCCGCCCATAATTTTAATATACTCTAAGCTGATGGACAGCCCCAGACCTGTGCCCCCTGCTGAAAGACCCTTTTCTGTCTGATGGAACGGATCAAAGATCTTTGAGAGCTCATGTTCGTCAATTCCTGGACCTGTGTCTTCCACCTCAATAATCAGGGTCTTGTCTGTCTGATTTTCCTCATGGGGCTGATCCATTATCCGGCATTTGAGTTTAACATGACCTTTATCAGTAAATTTAACCGCATTTCCCACTATATTGATTAAAATCATTCGTAATTTGGAATAGTCTGCCCGAACCTGTACGGGCAGTTCAGGAGACTTTTCAAGGCGCAGTTCAATACCTTCGGCACCGTGTGAGAACATTTTCAGAATATCGTCCAGCATTTCCGGAAGAAAAAAATCATCCTCATTCAAAACAAGCTTGCCCGCTTCTATTCTGGACATTTCAAGAATATCATTGATAAGGCGCAGCAGATGTCCGCCATTGTCCTGAATAAGTTTTATATAGTTGACATTTTTCCTGGAAAGCGAGGAGTCGCGCAGAAGGACATGGGTAAAACCCAGCACAGCGTTCATGGGAGTTCGGAGTTCATGACTCATATTGGCCAGGAATTTACTTTTGGTTAGATATGCTTCCTCAGCCCTTGCAGCCATTTTTCTAGCTTCCTCCATAGCCGAAGCAAGCCGCTGATTGGCTTCCATGATCTGTTTCTCAGCCTTTTTGCGCTCATAATTGGAATAAAGCTGTGCAATAATGGCGGCCACAGTAGTGGCGAAAGCTTCTTCATCAGGATGCCATCTTCTAACCGAACCTGCATGCTCAAAGCAAACAACCCCTTCCATTCGGCCTTCGATAAATATTCCGGCATCAAGCAGTGAGCGGACCTGCATTGGCTCAAGATATTCTTCAGAAAAACATCTCGTACGCGGATCTTCCAAAGCGTTCTCAACTGCTATCCTGTTTTCTCTGGCAATGGCTTCAATGTACTCTGAACAGTTTTTCGTCTGTATTGCCATATTAAATTGCGGTATGTTTTGAACACTGGAGAACTGCCCAACACAATTAAGCCATGCCTGATCATCAGAAAAATTCCACACACTTACGCGTCTGACATCTGTAACTCTGGTACTGACTTCAAGAATCGTTTCCAAGGCATTCTCAAGATCTCCTGAAGTTACGTAAGGATCTAAGGCAAGCCTGGCTATGGCTTTTCTCTGGGCAAACGCCCGTTGCTCGCTCAGGGCAAGAACCTGTTGCAGCTCCTTATGTTCCTGGATTTCCCTGCGCAGCTTTTCTGTACGGTCCTGAACCATAATTTCTAAATGATCTCGACTTTCCTTCAGAGCATTTTCAGCATTTTTACGTGCGGTAATGTCTACCACAGTCAATTGGCAATCATTGCCGGCACCTTTTGCGCAGAGATTCATGGTCACATGAGCCCAGAAATGCTCTTCCTTCTGCGGAGAAATCCTGATCTCCATAGACTGCTGCTGCCTGCTTTTGTAGAGCTTGTTGAATGCACGGACAAATACACTCTGATCCCCGGCCACGACAAAACGTACAAGGCTTTTTCCCAGCAAACCTGCACGGGGGGCACCCAGCATCCGGGACATTAAAAGATTGATTTCTTTTAATACTCCTTTCTCATCAACAGTACAATAACCAACAGGAGCAAGATCAAAAAGATCAAAATATTTTTTACGGACTGCCTCCACCTCCTGCTGCGCCTGGCGAAGTTCTTCATTCTGTGTGTCCAGTTCCACCTGATGGATCAGCAGTTCATTTACAAGTTTTCGAGCCTCTTCACCCGAAAGCTCTTTAACATCACTAAGGTCTCGAAGGTTATACGTCCTTGCAGGTTTAGAGCGGAAAATACTTAGAGCATGATTAGCGGGCAGATCACTTGAATTTATATTCTCCCTGGATGATA is drawn from Desulfonatronovibrio magnus and contains these coding sequences:
- a CDS encoding response regulator, coding for MKCMPRTGNIMLVDDTPGNLKLLMDLLRDRGYKVLAFLNGPDALAAAEDNPPDLILLDIVMPKMDGYEVCRQLKSNDKLKDIPVLFISALSEPQDKVRAFAVGGADYVSKPIQPEEVDARVETHLRLSRLLHQSQECNRVLIEELPDVVMRFDSNARHQFVSSGISEISDLDAAQYIGKTHRELGFSEAMCMFWEGVISRVFATGERVEREMLLGSESKPVFHDLRLFPEKNARGEIQSVLAISRDITAQKKAELEMLKAKQKAEAASLAKSQFLNNMSHEIRTPLNGITGIMEIMSTWEMNPDQKEMIDLGNISAKRLASLFSDILDLSTIESGKMAIRSKHFCPKELTSIVNDLFMLSVKEKGIEYECHVDPDLPETLIGDKTRVQQVLFNLVGNAIKFTSRGKVELSVTTLSQLEPDKCRVLFSVVDNGPGIAGEKLDELFEPFVQADGSYSRRHEGAGLGLGLVRRLVEMMDGNISVESEEGYGTAVHVALTFQTSHASREDDTIDADAYTGQTSLKILLAEDEPVNQKIISKMLETMGHKIVLANDGLQAVQLIMDNDFDLVLMDVQMPVMDGLEATAAVRESQELGAKSNIPIIAVTAHALPGDKESFLKAGMNDYLAKPVNIEEFKRVFRKYCGVQ
- a CDS encoding ATP-binding protein, whose product is MTNKSKPPHWEISSRENINSSDLPANHALSIFRSKPARTYNLRDLSDVKELSGEEARKLVNELLIHQVELDTQNEELRQAQQEVEAVRKKYFDLFDLAPVGYCTVDEKGVLKEINLLMSRMLGAPRAGLLGKSLVRFVVAGDQSVFVRAFNKLYKSRQQQSMEIRISPQKEEHFWAHVTMNLCAKGAGNDCQLTVVDITARKNAENALKESRDHLEIMVQDRTEKLRREIQEHKELQQVLALSEQRAFAQRKAIARLALDPYVTSGDLENALETILEVSTRVTDVRRVSVWNFSDDQAWLNCVGQFSSVQNIPQFNMAIQTKNCSEYIEAIARENRIAVENALEDPRTRCFSEEYLEPMQVRSLLDAGIFIEGRMEGVVCFEHAGSVRRWHPDEEAFATTVAAIIAQLYSNYERKKAEKQIMEANQRLASAMEEARKMAARAEEAYLTKSKFLANMSHELRTPMNAVLGFTHVLLRDSSLSRKNVNYIKLIQDNGGHLLRLINDILEMSRIEAGKLVLNEDDFFLPEMLDDILKMFSHGAEGIELRLEKSPELPVQVRADYSKLRMILINIVGNAVKFTDKGHVKLKCRIMDQPHEENQTDKTLIIEVEDTGPGIDEHELSKIFDPFHQTEKGLSAGGTGLGLSISLEYIKIMGGNIHVESTPGQGSRFTIKVPVRPAWNLEYLLPDKHTLTHDSIPCPDRPSAFTPQFSETMRKSIIEVLSQGDIFRLLELIDDAALEDEAGAQLLRSKAENFDYAGIRQLLKQGE